A window of Thermococcus sp. LS1 genomic DNA:
ACTTTGGACCATTTGGTTCCTACAGGGGCCGCTAGTGCATAACTCGATATTATTACTCCTAATATGCACAACAATGTTAACATCTTTTTATGTTTAATCACGAGACATCGCCAACACATTGATATATTAAATTGTTTTTAAGATTTACTGTTTATCGTTTAATATTAAGGGTAGTAGCATAAAAGTCGTAATTTTCATGACTTCCAAAAACTTTAAATCCTCTTCCTTCCTTTCTCTTCCCATGCTTGGTGATTGTTTTTGGCCTTGGTGAAGCCTTCCTCTTCTGCCCCGGCTTAGTCTGGAGTTTCGTTTCCACTGGAAATGGAGGTGCTTTGAATGGACGAGTTTAAGGTTACCCCATGGGACGTTGAGGGATTGGTAGACTACAACAAGCTGATAGAGGAGTTTGGAACGAGTCCTTTGACGGACGAGCTGCTTGAGAAGACCGCCCAGCTGACCAAGAGCGAGCTGCCGCTCTACTTCAGGAGGAGGTTCTTCTTCTCCCACAGGGACTACGATAAGGTTCTCCAGGACTATGAGAGCGGAAAGGGCTTCTTCCTCTACACCGGGAGGGGTCCGAGCGGGCCGATGCATATAGGCCACATCATACCCTTCTTCGCGACGAAATGGCTCCAGGAGAAGTTCAACGTGAACCTCTACATCCAGATAACCGACGACGAGAAGTTCCTCTTCAAGGAGAAGCTGAGCTTTGACGACACCAAGTACTGGGCCTACCAGAACATCCTCGACATCATAGCTGTCGGCTTCGACCCGGACAGGACCTTCATCTTCCAGAACAGCGAGTTCACCAAAATCTACGAGATGGCCATTCCGATAGCTAAAAAGATAAACTTCTCGATGGCGAAAGCCGTTTTTGGCTTCACCGAGCAGAGCAAGATTGGAATGATCTTCTATCCGGCTATTCAGGCCGCGCCGACCTTCTTTGAGAAGAAGCGCTGTTTAATTCCAGCGGCCATAGACCAGGACCCCTACTGGAGACTGCAAAGGGACTTTGCCGAGAGTCTTGGCTACTACAAGACGGCGGCTCTGCACAGCAAGTTCGTACCCGGTCTGATGGGCCTTGAGGGCAAGATGAGCGCCAGCAAGCCGGAGACGGCCATCTACCTGACCGACGACCCGGAAGAGGCCGGCAAGAAGATATGGAAGTACGCCCTGACCGGCGGCCAGCCGACGCTCAAGGAGCAGCGCGAGAAGGGCGGCAACCCGGAGAAGTGTGTCGTCTTTAAGTGGCTGGAGATATTCTTCGAGGAGGACGATAAGAAGCTCATGGAGCGCTACCACGCCTGTAAGGCTGGAGAGCTGACCTGCGGCGAGTGCAAGCGCTACCTCATCAAGAAGGTGCAGGAGTTCCTCATCGACCACCAGAAGGAGCGTAAGGAAGCCGAGAAGAAGGTTGAGAAATTCAAGTACACCGGTGAGCTCGCTAGAGAGCAGTGGGAGAGGAGCATCCCGGAGCCGCTGAGGGGCTAAGGCTCTGATTTTAATTCTCCTTCAAAACCCTTTTATACTTCTTTGGGTTTAAATTTTACTGGAGGATAAAAATGCGGAGGGCATCGCTTCTGGTCCCTCTTGTGGTCTTCATGGTCATAGTGAGCGGCTGTCTCGGCGGTGGGAATACCCCGACTAGCACGCCTTCGAGTGCTTCTTCACCCGCGCTTGAAACCACTTCAACGACTTCCGTGGAGCAGGTTCCCCCTGTGAAGTTCCTCTATCCTGAGGAGCCAAAGGTCGTTAATCTGAGCTATGGGGAAGTCCAGGGATTTTTCGTGGAGAAATATGCCAAAGTTCCATACTCCCAGCATGGCAACATAACAGTCAACTACACCAACGGCGTCTTCAGGGGAAGATACGAGTTTGTTCTCACCAATTTCACCTCAAGGACACTTTATCTGGCACTTCTCGTCACCCCAAACGGCCCCCTAACCCTCAACATTACCATTGAGGGCGTTCCGCTTGAGCTTTCCCGTATGAACGTTTACCGGTGGATTGATGATGAGGGCTTTGGTGTTGGGTTTTACGCGGTCAACGTTTCGACGAACTTCACCACCCTAAAAGGCGTTGTCACCTACGATTTCCGCTACCTCGAAAATAAGGACTATATACGCCAGATGTGGGAGCGTGACGTTCTCATTGGAACGGACTTCTCTTGGTGGGAGTTTGCGTCGAAGAACGCGACTATTACTGTCACCCCCATCTGCCCAAAGACACTGTTTTCGTGCTCTTTGACTACGGAGTCGTCCGCAATGGTTCAAAGGTGGTCTACACTTCACCATTATACCCCCACCTCGGTTTCTCGCTTTATCTCCAGAACCTCGGCTGGAAGGAGCTGTCGGTTAATGGCGTCAACGTGACGGTTTACTATTCGGGGAGCTGCTACAGCGAGGAGGGTCTAAACCTCGTCCAGAAGGAGCTTGAGTTCGCCTTTGGGCTGTACACGAACATTACTGGAATCAGACCGGTTGAGCGGTTCGACGTGGTCTTTGTCCCAGGATTTTTCTACCGTTCAAGGGAGATATTTGGGGAGATGGCCAAGGGTCTTGACGTGAAGGGAACGTTCCTCGTGGACTGTCCGGTGGATATGGAGGATTCCGCAACCAACTATGCCTCCCTGTTCTTCCACGAGCTGGCCCACGAGTGGTTCGTCCACTACGCAAGCTTCCATCGCTTCAACGAGGCCTTTGCCGAGTTCATGAGGTTTGAGGCCTATTCCCGTTGGAACCCCGAGGGATTCCCCGCATGGGCAAACAATAGGGAGAGAAGGGCGATAATGGAATCCGGAAACTTCACCTACTACCAGGCCATGAACGCTTCGATTCCCTACTGGAAGGTGCATTCCGTCCTCTATTACAAGGGTGCCTTCATACTACGCTCTCTCCGCTTTGTCCTTGGAAATGAAACGTTCAATGAGATTCTCCACGAGGCGCTAACGGAGTGCCACGGTTCTTACTGCACCGTCCAGGACTTCC
This region includes:
- a CDS encoding M1 family aminopeptidase, which translates into the protein MTVYYSGSCYSEEGLNLVQKELEFAFGLYTNITGIRPVERFDVVFVPGFFYRSREIFGEMAKGLDVKGTFLVDCPVDMEDSATNYASLFFHELAHEWFVHYASFHRFNEAFAEFMRFEAYSRWNPEGFPAWANNRERRAIMESGNFTYYQAMNASIPYWKVHSVLYYKGAFILRSLRFVLGNETFNEILHEALTECHGSYCTVQDFQRIAENVSGEDLDWFFSEWFNSTLLPDYTVENLTVANESGSYRLIFKLVDRNNFTMPVYVRIVTENGRFVDKTVWVENGLGSVDVTLEAKPTTIIIDPDEWMANVNREFDINGIAVKVN
- a CDS encoding tryptophan--tRNA ligase; translated protein: MDEFKVTPWDVEGLVDYNKLIEEFGTSPLTDELLEKTAQLTKSELPLYFRRRFFFSHRDYDKVLQDYESGKGFFLYTGRGPSGPMHIGHIIPFFATKWLQEKFNVNLYIQITDDEKFLFKEKLSFDDTKYWAYQNILDIIAVGFDPDRTFIFQNSEFTKIYEMAIPIAKKINFSMAKAVFGFTEQSKIGMIFYPAIQAAPTFFEKKRCLIPAAIDQDPYWRLQRDFAESLGYYKTAALHSKFVPGLMGLEGKMSASKPETAIYLTDDPEEAGKKIWKYALTGGQPTLKEQREKGGNPEKCVVFKWLEIFFEEDDKKLMERYHACKAGELTCGECKRYLIKKVQEFLIDHQKERKEAEKKVEKFKYTGELAREQWERSIPEPLRG